Proteins found in one Paenibacillus dendritiformis genomic segment:
- a CDS encoding glycosyltransferase, which produces MKIVIWCANLISVGGGARLLSNLLPAMARQAGIERVRLVISAETRFRERLNGISYPNMEIAYFSGSIQSAEGQALLQDTHVVYFFWPHGPEYVPIGMPAICTFHDTTVLDYVPPFLSGSVVTHVWRAAKEWLDNMTSIVVSSHHVKGRLIQHFGPACEAATVIEHAIVPAPSLAAGELSPGIAARVPQQYILYPSNISPHKNHYNLLLAYSRFREKYPIPLILFGHNTELLRSVPPLWPDQMYIPTLVSLIHRKGLRLDEHIYPLGFVPDNDVIPLVRQAQALIMPSLSEGGGSYPVEEALKLGVPVLCSDIPVMREHLSRHSAEVVWFDPESPDAIVRALEQLFGNYALYKASAMAGIHDPSETWDDIALKYILVFHRAYQKYHRL; this is translated from the coding sequence ATGAAGATTGTGATATGGTGCGCTAATCTGATTTCCGTAGGCGGGGGGGCCCGGCTGCTGTCGAATTTGCTGCCTGCCATGGCCAGGCAAGCAGGCATCGAGCGGGTCAGGCTCGTCATCTCCGCAGAGACGCGATTCCGCGAAAGGTTGAACGGCATAAGCTATCCGAATATGGAAATCGCCTATTTCAGCGGAAGCATTCAGTCCGCTGAAGGGCAGGCCCTTCTTCAGGATACGCATGTCGTTTATTTTTTTTGGCCACATGGGCCCGAATATGTTCCGATTGGGATGCCCGCGATCTGCACCTTCCACGATACGACGGTGCTGGATTATGTGCCTCCGTTTCTTAGCGGCTCCGTCGTGACGCATGTCTGGAGGGCCGCCAAGGAATGGTTGGACAACATGACGTCCATCGTCGTCTCTTCCCATCATGTCAAGGGCAGGCTGATTCAGCATTTCGGCCCTGCGTGCGAAGCCGCCACCGTGATCGAGCATGCGATAGTGCCTGCCCCGTCATTGGCGGCAGGCGAATTGAGCCCGGGGATAGCTGCGCGTGTCCCGCAGCAATATATTTTGTACCCAAGCAATATTTCTCCGCACAAAAACCATTACAATCTGCTCTTGGCTTACTCCCGGTTTCGCGAAAAGTATCCGATTCCCCTCATTTTGTTCGGGCATAATACGGAGCTGCTGCGAAGCGTGCCGCCGCTATGGCCGGATCAGATGTACATTCCGACGCTGGTGTCTCTCATCCACCGGAAGGGTCTGAGGCTGGACGAACATATTTATCCGCTCGGCTTCGTCCCCGATAACGATGTCATTCCGCTTGTTCGCCAGGCCCAGGCGCTGATTATGCCGAGCCTGTCGGAAGGCGGGGGGAGCTATCCCGTCGAAGAAGCATTGAAGCTGGGCGTGCCGGTGCTGTGCTCCGACATCCCTGTCATGCGCGAGCATCTGTCAAGGCACAGCGCCGAGGTCGTCTGGTTCGACCCGGAATCGCCGGACGCCATCGTAAGGGCGCTTGAACAGCTATTTGGCAATTACGCGCTTTACAAAGCTTCCGCGATGGCCGGGATTCATGATCCTTCCGAGACATGGGACGATATCGCCCTCAAATATATTCTTGTCTTCCATCGCGCTTACCAGAAATATCACCGTTTGTAA
- a CDS encoding glycosyltransferase family 4 protein → MAQIVWHGNAFDSTGYAKATRQYVMALHARGADVKLVSHSALPPIELPREQRDVLEHLQAKPPSASQRINIYHYIPELWRRRIRPSFGFTYWETSKIPDSWVRQANQMNGVFLPSTHNIGVFRNSGVTVPLIYIRPCLMEPYRPLSPQAPPPYIHALPPFRFLSVCSWIERKGIDVLLKAFWNEFTAADQVCLIIKTAGNADVLHEVERLKQEQRLPHVPAPVYIDLELRSELEMDALYRNCHAFVLPSRGEGVGYPVLEAAMRGVPVITTGWGGHMDFLNEYNSYVIPYHLVPVKPQHYYGGYQADQLWAEPSGSDLQRILRHVLSHYDEAELKGQIAKQHTMTHFSPDNAAQELLQALSGLTRRSFAR, encoded by the coding sequence ATGGCTCAAATTGTGTGGCACGGCAATGCATTCGACTCCACCGGCTATGCGAAGGCGACAAGGCAATATGTCATGGCTCTCCACGCTCGCGGCGCCGACGTGAAGCTCGTCAGCCATTCCGCTCTTCCTCCGATCGAGCTTCCGCGGGAGCAGCGGGACGTCTTGGAGCATCTGCAGGCCAAGCCGCCGTCGGCCAGCCAGCGGATCAATATTTATCACTACATTCCGGAGCTGTGGCGGAGAAGAATTCGTCCCTCCTTCGGATTCACCTATTGGGAGACCTCGAAAATACCGGACTCTTGGGTTCGGCAGGCCAATCAAATGAACGGCGTATTTTTGCCAAGCACGCATAATATCGGCGTATTTCGCAATTCAGGCGTTACGGTACCCTTGATTTACATACGGCCGTGCCTGATGGAGCCGTACCGTCCGCTTTCCCCGCAGGCTCCGCCGCCCTATATTCACGCCTTGCCCCCGTTTCGCTTCCTCAGCGTCTGCTCCTGGATTGAGCGCAAGGGCATTGACGTGCTGTTGAAGGCATTCTGGAACGAGTTCACGGCGGCCGATCAAGTCTGTCTCATTATCAAAACGGCCGGCAACGCAGACGTGCTGCATGAAGTCGAGCGGCTGAAGCAGGAGCAGCGGCTTCCCCATGTCCCCGCTCCGGTCTATATTGATCTGGAGCTGCGCAGCGAGCTGGAAATGGACGCGTTATACCGGAACTGCCATGCCTTCGTCCTGCCCAGCCGGGGAGAGGGCGTCGGATATCCGGTGCTGGAAGCGGCGATGAGAGGCGTTCCGGTCATTACGACCGGCTGGGGCGGCCACATGGATTTCTTAAATGAATACAACAGCTACGTCATTCCCTATCATCTGGTGCCCGTCAAGCCGCAGCATTACTACGGCGGATATCAAGCCGATCAGCTATGGGCGGAGCCGTCGGGCAGCGACCTGCAGCGCATTCTGCGCCATGTCCTGTCCCACTATGACGAGGCGGAGCTGAAGGGTCAGATTGCGAAGCAGCATACGATGACGCATTTCTCTCCCGACAATGCGGCCCAGGAGCTCCTTCAGGCGCTGTCGGGCTTGACGCGCCGCTCATTCGCCCGTTAG